In the Campylobacter sp. RM6914 genome, one interval contains:
- a CDS encoding thermonuclease family protein, whose protein sequence is MLYKNKEQTIRLFGINAPEKKEPYFGKSKQILTKKINRKKVEIEHLYYDKYKRSVSKVFLRNKDISKFMVKNGHAIAFRKYSKDYIRDENYAKNKKLGLWNKAQ, encoded by the coding sequence GTGCTTTATAAAAATAAAGAGCAAACAATACGCCTTTTTGGAATAAATGCACCGGAGAAAAAAGAACCGTATTTTGGCAAATCAAAACAAATTCTTACTAAAAAAATTAACCGTAAAAAAGTAGAAATAGAACATTTATACTACGACAAGTATAAAAGGTCTGTTTCAAAAGTATTTTTAAGAAACAAGGATATTTCTAAATTTATGGTAAAAAATGGTCACGCCATCGCTTTTAGAAAGTATTCAAAAGACTATATAAGAGATGAAAATTATGCAAAAAATAAAAAATTAGGGCTTTGGAATAAAGCCCAATAA
- a CDS encoding PH domain-containing protein: MPSLEEIQSQISCFSNANTFMTKKEIKELPHMLWEDEKIEKITNGAYNNGIGILVATNSRLIFIDKGFIKLRVENFDYSKISSIEYETGILMGEITIYTSGNRAKITHMEKSMAREMAEFLRAYIANNGSKKEAPKETTEPKQSSGGIDSQIERLEKLSKLLEGGFLTQEEFDIQKKKIISEI, encoded by the coding sequence ATGCCAAGCCTAGAAGAGATACAAAGTCAAATATCATGTTTTTCAAATGCAAATACTTTTATGACCAAAAAAGAAATCAAAGAGTTGCCGCACATGCTTTGGGAAGATGAAAAAATAGAAAAAATTACGAATGGTGCTTATAACAATGGTATTGGAATTTTAGTCGCTACTAACTCAAGACTTATTTTTATTGATAAGGGTTTTATTAAACTAAGGGTAGAAAATTTTGACTACTCAAAAATAAGCTCTATTGAATATGAAACGGGCATTCTTATGGGTGAGATTACTATTTATACATCCGGCAATAGAGCTAAAATAACCCATATGGAAAAAAGTATGGCTAGAGAGATGGCTGAATTTTTAAGGGCGTATATTGCAAACAATGGGTCAAAAAAAGAAGCTCCGAAAGAAACGACTGAACCTAAGCAATCAAGCGGAGGTATTGATAGTCAAATAGAAAGATTGGAAAAACTTAGCAAACTTTTAGAGGGTGGATTTTTAACCCAAGAAGAGTTTGATATACAAAAGAAAAAAATAATAAGTGAAATTTAG
- a CDS encoding HK97 gp10 family phage protein, whose product MKDLDKFLKNFLYRVGSGVVQVAKEKTAPISNLKTRGTLKRNIKVFSATSSEVKVGNTAQVKYAKFVHNGTKPYAIKPKNKKALANKKAGIIFGKKVNHPGIKANPYLINAWNIYKDGGLKRASSELAANVGEEIAKEIKITLKG is encoded by the coding sequence ATGAAAGATTTGGATAAATTTTTAAAAAACTTCCTTTATAGAGTAGGATCAGGAGTAGTGCAAGTAGCCAAAGAAAAGACCGCGCCGATCTCAAATTTAAAGACGCGCGGCACCTTAAAACGAAATATCAAGGTTTTTAGTGCGACTTCCAGCGAGGTTAAAGTAGGTAATACGGCACAGGTAAAATATGCCAAATTTGTCCATAACGGCACAAAGCCTTATGCCATAAAACCTAAAAACAAAAAGGCTTTAGCCAATAAAAAAGCCGGCATAATATTTGGCAAAAAGGTAAATCATCCCGGCATAAAGGCAAATCCATACCTGATAAATGCGTGGAATATATATAAAGACGGCGGTTTAAAGCGTGCAAGTAGCGAGCTAGCGGCAAACGTAGGCGAAGAGATCGCAAAAGAGATAAAAATAACTCTAAAAGGGTAA